Proteins found in one Rhizobium sp. NZLR1 genomic segment:
- a CDS encoding RDD family protein, with protein sequence MNQSVQDGSRVEQFIPPEGVPISFAIGSIGSRLGAQILDIIFTGILIVICSFVIAFTGILPSNVEMMLIILLGFLVRTPYYILSELIWNGRTLGKKITGIRVINANGRRLTPHQVTARNLMKEVEIFAPMTLLASIATKSGLENALTCAWLLVVVIVPLANRRRQRLGDIIAGTLVVDNPRSVLLSDLALSAIAAADSQPAFEFSPEHLDIYGKYELQTLEDVLRDTTKSRNSVEIAQIVRTITRRIQYPETVKPGQELFFLNEFYRAQREHLESLKLFGTLRENKYHEHTRTEAKRLV encoded by the coding sequence ATGAACCAGTCAGTTCAGGACGGCAGCCGCGTCGAACAGTTCATCCCGCCGGAGGGTGTTCCGATCAGTTTCGCGATCGGCTCTATCGGCAGCCGCCTCGGCGCGCAAATCCTCGACATCATCTTCACCGGTATCCTCATCGTCATCTGCTCCTTCGTTATCGCCTTCACAGGGATACTGCCTTCGAACGTCGAGATGATGCTGATCATCTTGCTGGGTTTCTTGGTGCGGACCCCCTATTACATTTTATCGGAGCTGATCTGGAACGGACGCACACTCGGGAAAAAGATAACCGGCATCCGCGTCATCAACGCCAACGGACGACGGCTGACGCCCCATCAGGTTACCGCGCGCAACCTGATGAAAGAGGTGGAGATCTTCGCTCCCATGACCCTTTTGGCATCGATTGCCACCAAGTCGGGATTGGAAAACGCTTTAACGTGCGCCTGGCTTCTGGTGGTCGTGATCGTTCCGCTCGCCAACCGGCGCCGGCAACGGCTCGGCGACATCATCGCCGGCACGCTGGTGGTCGACAATCCGCGCTCGGTGCTGCTGTCCGACCTCGCACTGTCTGCGATTGCCGCCGCCGACTCGCAGCCGGCATTCGAATTTTCACCCGAGCATCTCGATATCTACGGCAAATATGAGCTGCAGACGCTGGAAGATGTGCTCCGCGACACGACGAAGAGCCGCAACAGCGTGGAGATCGCTCAGATCGTCCGCACCATTACCCGAAGGATCCAGTATCCCGAGACCGTGAAGCCCGGCCAGGAACTGTTCTTTCTCAACGAATTCTACCGCGCCCAGCGCGAGCATCTGGAGAGCCTGAAGCTTTTCGGAACGCTGCGCGAAAACAAGTACCATGAGCATACGAGGACAGAGGCGAAGAGGCTGGTTTGA
- a CDS encoding Rrf2 family transcriptional regulator, which yields MLPLHLLIHMDRHEQSATSDMIAKMLNTNPVVVRRTMAGLREQGYVRSEKGHGGGWTLLRPLSEITLLNVYNALGEPHLFAIGPADDRPKCLMEQAVNTVLRDAMKEAEALLLRRLGSVTLEEIAADFEAKLTSRSATSYSCAS from the coding sequence TTGCTTCCACTGCACCTGCTGATCCATATGGACCGGCATGAGCAGTCGGCGACCTCCGACATGATTGCGAAGATGCTCAACACGAATCCCGTCGTCGTCCGCCGCACCATGGCCGGCCTTCGCGAACAGGGCTATGTCCGCTCCGAAAAGGGCCACGGCGGCGGCTGGACGCTGCTGCGTCCGTTGTCGGAAATCACGCTGCTTAATGTCTACAACGCGCTCGGCGAGCCACATCTCTTCGCTATCGGCCCCGCCGATGATCGGCCGAAATGCCTTATGGAACAGGCGGTGAATACCGTCCTCCGAGATGCGATGAAGGAGGCGGAGGCCCTGCTCCTGCGGCGGTTGGGCAGCGTAACCCTGGAAGAAATCGCCGCCGACTTCGAAGCAAAACTGACCTCGCGCTCAGCGACGTCCTATTCCTGCGCCTCATGA
- a CDS encoding copper resistance protein CopC produces the protein MLRRITIWAIIAGVSLVPHAAFAGVAQILPATGSGVSLSFSYQIDLSRSVFELRDERNHLVACAGAKEGPAQGEVIVSTRDRLRPGNYTLRWSTPTTDGDTEEGFVSIEVGQ, from the coding sequence ATGCTGCGGAGAATTACGATCTGGGCAATCATTGCCGGTGTCTCGCTGGTGCCGCATGCCGCCTTTGCAGGTGTTGCCCAGATCTTGCCTGCAACAGGCTCTGGCGTCTCACTGTCCTTTTCCTATCAGATCGATTTGTCCCGCTCTGTCTTCGAGCTGCGCGATGAACGGAACCATCTGGTCGCCTGCGCAGGCGCCAAGGAAGGCCCTGCTCAAGGAGAGGTCATTGTTTCTACTCGCGACAGGCTGCGGCCAGGCAATTATACGCTCAGGTGGAGCACACCGACGACTGATGGCGATACCGAAGAAGGCTTCGTTTCCATTGAAGTTGGCCAATGA
- a CDS encoding ABC transporter ATP-binding protein, giving the protein MILTLSGVKKSYSTAEGPIEILRGVDLDVAAAESVALTGESGSGKSTLLHLAGGLDHADGGSVVMNGRDLKQFSENERAHYRRTKVGLIFQQFNLIPSLAVAANISFHAKLANRYDRAWEKELVDRLGLGDYTARYPEQLSGGQQQRVAIGRTLAARPPLILADEPTGNLDEQSGDVVLDLMVSLARTAGSALLLVTHSARLAERLDRTVVLRGGKIVG; this is encoded by the coding sequence ATGATCCTAACGCTGTCCGGCGTCAAAAAATCCTATTCGACCGCCGAAGGCCCGATTGAGATACTGAGGGGCGTCGATCTGGACGTAGCGGCTGCCGAAAGCGTCGCCCTGACGGGAGAGTCCGGCAGTGGCAAAAGTACGCTGCTGCATCTGGCGGGAGGGCTGGACCATGCAGATGGTGGCTCCGTCGTCATGAACGGCCGAGATCTTAAGCAATTCAGTGAAAACGAACGCGCACATTACCGCAGGACCAAGGTCGGACTCATCTTCCAACAGTTCAATCTCATTCCGTCACTGGCTGTCGCGGCCAATATCTCATTCCACGCCAAACTCGCGAACCGGTACGACCGCGCTTGGGAAAAAGAGTTGGTCGATAGATTGGGGCTGGGCGATTACACCGCAAGATACCCCGAGCAGCTTTCTGGAGGGCAACAGCAGCGCGTCGCAATCGGACGAACCTTGGCCGCTCGACCGCCACTCATTCTCGCCGACGAACCAACGGGCAATCTAGATGAGCAGTCCGGGGATGTCGTCCTTGACCTGATGGTCAGTCTGGCGCGGACAGCGGGATCGGCTCTCCTGCTTGTCACTCACTCTGCGAGGCTTGCAGAGCGTCTGGACCGAACAGTGGTCCTTCGCGGCGGGAAGATTGTCGGATGA
- a CDS encoding ABC transporter permease translates to MKVVAFAALLSHWRRKPLQLLTLVMGIALATALWSGVQAINAEARASYARASSVLEQGSLRQIVANNGGGITTEIYGNLRRAGLQVSPVIEGIYRLGTTRIRLVGIEPLTMPRDTPGAAIVSGSDLSGFFSAGGQLLVSSATAERLRGGPDMPVKVDDNVPDGAAFVDISVADRLLEKYGRIDRLVVAANQELKAQALDRIAPGLTIREPADQPDVARITDSFHLNLTAFGFLSFVVGLFIVYSATGLTFEQRRGTFRTLRSLGVSLRALSLMLVAELSVLALVSGLIGVILGYMIASLLMPGVAATLRGLYGANVSGSLSIRPEWWLAGLAIALGGTAVSSAQSLWRVWKLPILAAAQPRAWARESARSLAYQAGAGGVLLVLAVVVAITASGLVAGFAVLGCLLLGTALMLPGLLALILTASHRLAGSALVEWFWADTRMQLPGLSLALIALLLALSANIGVGTMVASFRLTFIGWLDQRLAAELYVTAKDEDQAARLRAWLPQRATAVLPIWSVDGEVFGEQIQIFGVADDPTYREHWPLIASDKEVWEKVAAGQGALINEQMWRRGEAKIGQPLVMPGGWSATVVGVYSDYGNPNGQVIVGINGLVDHYPDVPKLRYGVRVPPERASDLKRQLVEDFGLPDTAIVDQASLKRQSRAIFDQTFKVTGALNVLTLAVAGFAMFSSLLTLSGIRLPQLAPLWAMGVRRRNLALYEVARTLALWLATFLAAIPVGLALAWVLLAIVNVEAFGWRLPMMVFPMDWLRLGAIALLASLLSVLVPVRRLASVNPVDLLRIFANER, encoded by the coding sequence ATGAAGGTTGTCGCGTTCGCAGCGCTTCTTTCTCATTGGCGCCGAAAACCGCTTCAGTTGCTCACCCTGGTAATGGGAATTGCGCTCGCTACGGCTCTTTGGTCTGGTGTCCAGGCAATCAACGCCGAGGCCAGGGCAAGTTACGCACGGGCGTCATCCGTTTTGGAGCAGGGCAGTCTTCGACAGATCGTCGCCAACAACGGTGGCGGTATCACGACCGAAATCTATGGAAACCTGCGTCGAGCGGGTTTGCAGGTTTCGCCGGTCATTGAGGGAATTTACCGTCTTGGAACCACGCGAATAAGGCTGGTTGGCATCGAACCTCTGACGATGCCAAGGGACACTCCGGGTGCGGCGATCGTCAGCGGCTCGGATCTCTCGGGCTTCTTTTCAGCCGGCGGACAGCTTCTGGTATCGAGCGCGACCGCCGAACGGCTGCGCGGGGGCCCGGACATGCCTGTCAAAGTCGACGACAATGTCCCCGATGGCGCCGCCTTCGTCGATATATCCGTCGCCGACAGGTTGCTCGAAAAGTACGGGAGGATTGACCGCCTGGTGGTTGCTGCCAATCAAGAGCTCAAAGCCCAAGCTCTCGACCGGATTGCACCCGGACTGACGATTCGCGAACCGGCTGACCAGCCAGACGTTGCCCGCATTACCGATAGTTTCCATCTCAACCTGACTGCTTTCGGCTTTCTCTCATTCGTCGTTGGGCTTTTCATCGTTTATTCGGCCACAGGCCTGACCTTCGAGCAGCGTCGTGGCACCTTCCGAACGCTGCGGTCCCTTGGTGTCTCTCTTCGGGCGCTGTCCCTCATGCTTGTGGCCGAACTCTCGGTGCTCGCGCTGGTATCGGGTTTGATCGGCGTCATCCTTGGATACATGATCGCTTCGCTGCTAATGCCGGGTGTGGCTGCCACGCTCCGGGGCTTGTATGGTGCCAATGTATCGGGTTCGCTTTCCATTCGGCCGGAGTGGTGGTTGGCGGGACTGGCGATTGCCCTTGGCGGAACCGCTGTCTCGTCAGCGCAGAGCCTTTGGCGGGTTTGGAAGCTGCCGATCTTGGCTGCCGCTCAACCGCGGGCGTGGGCAAGAGAGTCGGCCAGATCACTGGCTTATCAGGCCGGAGCTGGCGGAGTTTTGCTTGTCCTGGCCGTCGTCGTTGCGATCACGGCATCCGGCCTCGTGGCGGGCTTTGCGGTGCTGGGCTGCCTGCTGCTCGGAACAGCTCTTATGTTACCTGGACTTCTTGCCCTCATCCTGACCGCATCTCATCGATTGGCAGGAAGCGCCCTGGTAGAATGGTTCTGGGCAGACACCCGCATGCAACTCCCTGGCTTGTCGCTGGCTTTGATTGCTCTGCTGCTCGCATTGTCGGCGAACATCGGCGTCGGCACGATGGTTGCCAGTTTCCGGTTGACGTTTATCGGGTGGCTGGATCAACGCCTGGCCGCAGAACTTTACGTGACTGCCAAGGATGAGGATCAAGCTGCCCGGCTACGGGCGTGGCTTCCGCAGCGCGCGACAGCAGTCCTTCCAATCTGGAGCGTCGACGGTGAAGTCTTCGGTGAGCAGATCCAGATTTTCGGCGTTGCGGATGATCCCACCTATCGTGAGCATTGGCCCTTGATTGCTTCAGACAAGGAGGTCTGGGAAAAGGTCGCCGCGGGGCAGGGCGCTCTGATCAATGAGCAGATGTGGCGTCGCGGCGAAGCTAAGATCGGCCAGCCATTGGTGATGCCTGGTGGCTGGAGCGCGACTGTCGTCGGCGTGTATTCGGACTATGGCAATCCAAATGGTCAAGTGATCGTGGGGATCAATGGCCTGGTCGATCACTATCCCGATGTACCCAAACTTCGTTACGGCGTCCGAGTGCCTCCCGAGCGAGCCTCGGATCTTAAGCGTCAGCTGGTAGAAGATTTCGGTCTGCCGGATACCGCGATCGTTGACCAGGCCTCCCTCAAGCGACAATCGAGAGCCATCTTCGACCAGACATTCAAGGTGACGGGTGCGCTGAACGTCCTCACGCTAGCTGTGGCAGGATTTGCCATGTTCTCAAGTCTTTTGACGCTGTCAGGTATTCGGCTTCCTCAGCTCGCGCCGTTATGGGCAATGGGCGTGCGGCGACGAAACTTGGCGCTCTATGAAGTGGCGCGAACACTTGCGCTCTGGCTTGCAACATTTCTGGCGGCGATCCCGGTTGGTCTCGCCCTGGCCTGGGTGCTGCTGGCGATTGTGAACGTCGAGGCCTTTGGATGGCGGTTGCCAATGATGGTGTTTCCAATGGACTGGCTTCGGCTGGGAGCAATCGCCCTCCTGGCATCATTGCTGTCGGTGTTGGTTCCCGTTCGGCGTCTGGCCTCGGTCAATCCGGTCGATCTGTTGAGGATCTTTGCCAATGAACGTTAG
- a CDS encoding lipocalin-like domain-containing protein, whose amino-acid sequence MNVRMQAVVLMAVVMSCASAHAFAQGFAGLGSDAQGFAIPKHGGTLSFPADHGAHPDYRIEWWYVTANLTGEDKKQYGAQWTLFRSALAPGNKEGFADPQVWIGHAAITTQTHQYVAERFGRGGVGQAGVESMPFRAWIDDWQTTAADGAGSLALGNLSLSANGPDFSYGLHLKADGPLVLQGDNGFSVKSADGQASYYYSQPFYEVSGAISISGAPVDVTGEAWLDREWSSQPLASNQTGWDWFSLHMESGDKLMAFRLRDNMDGFISANWISADGQTTPLSQDDVQLEPTREATVNGHQMPVEWRIRVPGKSLDITTKPLNDQSWMATSTPYWEGPVNFTGTTSGVGYLEMTGY is encoded by the coding sequence ATGAACGTTAGAATGCAGGCAGTTGTCCTGATGGCTGTTGTTATGAGCTGCGCAAGCGCACATGCCTTCGCACAGGGCTTTGCCGGGCTGGGGTCAGATGCGCAGGGATTTGCGATCCCGAAACATGGCGGCACTCTCTCGTTTCCCGCCGATCACGGCGCTCATCCTGATTACCGGATTGAATGGTGGTATGTGACTGCCAACCTCACAGGCGAGGATAAAAAGCAGTACGGCGCGCAATGGACGCTCTTCCGATCCGCACTGGCCCCGGGAAACAAAGAAGGCTTCGCGGATCCGCAGGTCTGGATCGGACATGCGGCTATCACCACTCAAACCCACCAGTATGTCGCGGAGCGCTTTGGCCGGGGAGGAGTTGGACAAGCGGGCGTTGAGTCAATGCCGTTTCGGGCGTGGATCGACGACTGGCAGACGACAGCTGCTGATGGAGCAGGCTCGCTTGCTCTTGGCAACCTTTCGCTCTCCGCAAACGGGCCGGATTTCAGCTATGGCTTGCACCTCAAGGCTGACGGCCCGCTGGTGCTGCAGGGCGACAACGGCTTTTCCGTGAAGTCGGCTGACGGGCAGGCGAGTTATTACTACTCGCAGCCTTTCTATGAGGTCTCAGGCGCTATTTCGATCTCCGGGGCGCCGGTTGATGTCACGGGTGAGGCTTGGCTGGATCGAGAGTGGTCGTCGCAGCCGCTTGCGTCCAATCAGACAGGCTGGGACTGGTTCTCACTGCATATGGAATCCGGCGATAAGCTGATGGCTTTTCGCCTGCGTGACAACATGGACGGGTTCATCTCCGCAAACTGGATATCCGCGGATGGGCAAACCACACCTCTGTCGCAAGACGACGTTCAGTTGGAGCCAACACGAGAGGCAACGGTCAATGGGCACCAGATGCCGGTAGAGTGGCGTATCCGCGTGCCGGGTAAGTCACTCGATATCACGACCAAACCGTTGAACGACCAGTCCTGGATGGCGACTTCGACGCCTTATTGGGAAGGGCCGGTAAACTTCACGGGCACCACGTCAGGTGTCGGATATCTCGAAATGACCGGGTATTAA
- a CDS encoding FkbM family methyltransferase, protein MPGKPWLTAKYWSRRLRKARNAAASRLFDTRFGRRLLIETIGPRVVSMTVDAGDHLMTFSPSDYIGRKVFRKGHFERDAVDRLIVILRERGLLRKDATLLEIGGNIGTQTVYFALSGTYAHIVSIEPDPRNFPLLALNIRQNRLEEKVRLVNCAAGESEGEIDFFLNRNNHGKSSAIRQSSTDKKIIVPVKPVPEILAGLSIDPAEIGLVWMDIEGYEPVACRSMQPLLARRVPLYMEFTPLFYGAEGTKAFTTMLSGFYEDCVVIFEDREQEMKVCDLPGDYDQYNVLFLPTT, encoded by the coding sequence ATGCCCGGCAAACCGTGGCTCACCGCCAAATATTGGAGCCGCCGACTGCGCAAGGCGCGCAATGCCGCCGCCTCGCGCCTCTTCGACACCCGCTTCGGCCGCCGCCTGCTGATCGAGACTATCGGCCCGCGCGTCGTCTCGATGACGGTCGATGCCGGCGACCATCTGATGACTTTTTCGCCGTCGGACTATATCGGCCGCAAGGTCTTCCGGAAGGGCCATTTCGAGCGCGACGCCGTCGACCGGCTGATCGTCATCCTGCGCGAGCGCGGCCTCTTGCGAAAGGATGCGACGCTGCTCGAGATCGGCGGCAATATCGGCACCCAGACCGTCTACTTTGCCTTGAGCGGCACTTACGCCCATATCGTCAGCATCGAGCCCGATCCGCGCAATTTCCCGCTGCTTGCCCTCAACATCCGCCAGAACCGGCTGGAGGAAAAGGTCCGCCTCGTCAACTGCGCCGCCGGCGAGAGTGAAGGCGAGATCGACTTTTTTCTCAACCGCAACAATCACGGCAAGAGCAGCGCCATCCGCCAAAGCTCGACGGACAAGAAGATCATCGTGCCGGTGAAACCGGTTCCCGAGATCCTCGCCGGCCTTTCGATCGACCCAGCCGAAATTGGCCTCGTTTGGATGGATATCGAGGGTTACGAACCGGTCGCCTGCCGCTCAATGCAGCCACTGCTTGCCCGCCGGGTGCCGCTCTATATGGAGTTCACCCCGCTCTTCTACGGAGCGGAGGGAACCAAAGCCTTCACAACGATGCTGTCCGGCTTCTATGAGGATTGCGTCGTCATCTTCGAGGACCGCGAGCAAGAGATGAAGGTTTGCGACCTGCCGGGCGATTACGATCAGTACAACGTGCTGTTTCTGCCGACCACGTGA
- a CDS encoding adenylate/guanylate cyclase domain-containing protein — translation MTTVSATGIFSERTIRRARLGSGLVMFIFVLLHLSNHAIGLISVSAADKAARLFMAIWRNPVGTTIFYSSVLIHIALVLRAIYMRRSLVMPKGEMAQIVLGLLIPLLLIDHVIGTRIAHELYGYIDDYETVVGSLWIRAPGNGLRQALGVVAVWIHGCIGLHFWLRYRPWYPSFAPLLLALAILVPVLSLLGFVEMGRTLADPSYQQAIANSPYKATVNTRYASNPEVIRQVSTIRAGLYGAFSASLLIVVAARARRKLKERLDQVAVHYPGGEVIRVPRGFSVLEASRLGGLPHYSVCGGKGQCSTCRVQILGDYGNLPVPDKMEQTTLRRINAGPDVRLACQLRPNRDVAVAPLLVPALEAALPANSQETSPGREREIAVLFVDIRHFTTLTETRLPFDVVFLLNRYFAIIGKAVEQAGGRLDKFIGDGAMALFGLNTAPEEACRQALSAAAAIVAEIEKLAAELADELALPLRIAIGIHTGPAVVGTMGYGRVRSLTAIGDTVNVASRLESAAKEFEAAIVISEPVAALSGADLAGIESREISVRGRALPLKVYVIPREKAAEPLEGRD, via the coding sequence ATGACGACGGTCTCGGCCACAGGGATTTTTTCGGAGCGTACGATCAGAAGGGCGAGACTTGGTTCCGGCCTCGTCATGTTCATTTTCGTCCTGCTGCATTTGTCGAACCATGCGATCGGTTTGATTTCAGTCTCCGCCGCCGATAAAGCCGCCCGCCTGTTCATGGCGATCTGGCGCAATCCCGTCGGGACGACCATCTTCTATTCGTCGGTTCTGATCCACATCGCGCTGGTGCTGCGCGCCATCTATATGCGCCGCAGCCTGGTGATGCCAAAGGGCGAAATGGCGCAGATTGTGCTCGGCCTTCTGATCCCGCTGCTGCTCATCGATCACGTCATCGGCACGCGCATCGCCCATGAGCTCTATGGCTATATCGATGATTACGAGACGGTCGTCGGGTCGCTGTGGATCAGGGCTCCGGGGAATGGTCTGCGGCAGGCGCTCGGTGTCGTCGCAGTCTGGATCCATGGCTGCATCGGCCTGCATTTCTGGCTGCGCTACCGCCCCTGGTACCCGAGTTTCGCGCCGCTGCTGCTGGCGCTGGCGATCCTCGTGCCCGTGCTCTCGCTGCTCGGCTTCGTCGAAATGGGCCGGACGCTCGCCGACCCCTCCTATCAGCAGGCGATTGCCAACAGCCCCTACAAAGCGACCGTCAACACCCGTTACGCCTCGAACCCGGAGGTTATCCGTCAGGTCTCGACGATCCGCGCCGGCCTCTACGGCGCTTTCTCGGCCTCGCTGCTGATCGTCGTCGCCGCCCGCGCCCGGCGCAAGCTGAAGGAGCGCCTCGACCAGGTGGCCGTGCATTATCCGGGCGGCGAGGTGATCCGGGTGCCGCGCGGCTTCTCGGTGCTGGAAGCAAGCCGGCTCGGCGGCCTGCCGCATTATTCCGTCTGCGGCGGCAAGGGCCAGTGCTCCACCTGCCGCGTGCAGATCCTCGGCGATTACGGGAACCTGCCGGTCCCCGACAAGATGGAACAGACGACGCTGAGGCGTATCAATGCCGGCCCGGATGTGCGGCTCGCCTGCCAGCTTCGCCCGAACCGCGATGTCGCGGTGGCGCCGCTGCTCGTGCCGGCGCTCGAAGCGGCCCTTCCCGCCAACAGCCAGGAGACGAGCCCCGGCCGCGAACGCGAGATCGCCGTGCTCTTCGTCGATATCCGCCATTTCACCACGCTGACGGAAACGCGCCTGCCCTTCGACGTCGTCTTCCTGCTGAACCGTTATTTCGCCATCATCGGCAAGGCGGTGGAGCAGGCGGGCGGGCGCCTCGACAAGTTCATCGGCGATGGCGCCATGGCGCTCTTCGGCCTCAACACCGCGCCGGAGGAAGCTTGCCGCCAGGCGCTCAGCGCTGCCGCGGCGATCGTCGCCGAGATCGAGAAACTCGCCGCAGAGCTCGCCGACGAACTGGCGCTGCCGCTGCGCATCGCGATCGGCATTCACACCGGCCCGGCCGTCGTCGGCACGATGGGCTATGGCCGGGTGCGCAGCCTGACGGCGATCGGCGATACCGTCAATGTGGCGAGCCGGCTGGAAAGTGCTGCCAAAGAGTTCGAAGCGGCGATCGTCATCTCCGAACCGGTGGCGGCCCTCTCCGGCGCCGATCTCGCCGGCATCGAAAGCCGTGAAATCAGCGTGCGCGGCCGGGCTCTGCCCTTGAAAGTCTACGTCATTCCGAGAGAGAAAGCGGCAGAACCGCTCGAAGGAAGAGACTGA
- a CDS encoding glycosyltransferase family 4 protein, which produces MRVAFYAPMKSPNHPVPSGDRLMARLLIRALEHAGHEVEIISEFRTYAATPEAAAALEPAIRTELQRLREKWTSAPRPELWFCYHPYYKSPDPFGPVISAELVIPYVTVEASYAGKRDRTGWAGVQKSVGEAILQAAVNISFTARDRAGLSAAFPQARLAGLQPFIDTGLFERVSPAPDPLRLMVVAMMRAGDKMESYTMLAKALLLIEDRPWTLAVIGDGPMRHAVQALFAGFSTDRIEWLGERDAADIAELLGRGGIYVWPGCGEAYGLAYLEAQAAGLPVVAQETAGVPDVVEAGVTGLLTPDGDLAAYAAAIAALLDDGERRDAVGKAARRFVLGQRSLARAAEILDGILQDNAATGVRR; this is translated from the coding sequence ATGCGGGTGGCTTTCTACGCGCCGATGAAATCGCCGAACCATCCGGTGCCGTCAGGCGACCGGCTGATGGCGCGGCTGTTGATCCGGGCGCTGGAGCACGCCGGCCATGAAGTCGAGATCATTTCAGAATTCCGCACCTATGCCGCGACACCCGAGGCGGCAGCGGCGCTCGAACCGGCGATCCGTACCGAACTGCAGCGGCTGCGGGAAAAATGGACTTCGGCGCCGCGACCCGAGCTGTGGTTCTGCTACCACCCCTATTACAAATCGCCCGACCCGTTCGGGCCGGTGATTTCAGCCGAATTGGTCATCCCCTATGTCACCGTCGAAGCCTCCTATGCGGGCAAACGCGACAGGACCGGCTGGGCAGGCGTACAGAAGTCAGTCGGCGAGGCGATCCTGCAGGCAGCAGTCAATATCAGCTTCACCGCGCGTGACCGGGCCGGGCTTTCGGCCGCCTTTCCGCAGGCGCGTCTTGCCGGTCTCCAACCCTTCATCGACACGGGGCTGTTCGAGAGGGTCTCACCGGCGCCCGATCCGCTGCGGCTGATGGTGGTGGCGATGATGCGTGCGGGTGACAAGATGGAGAGTTATACGATGCTTGCAAAAGCGCTGCTGCTGATCGAAGACCGGCCGTGGACGCTTGCCGTCATCGGCGATGGGCCGATGCGCCACGCGGTTCAGGCGCTGTTTGCCGGTTTTTCCACGGACCGCATCGAATGGCTGGGCGAGCGGGACGCGGCCGATATCGCCGAATTGCTTGGACGCGGCGGTATCTATGTCTGGCCCGGCTGCGGCGAGGCCTATGGTCTTGCCTATCTGGAAGCCCAGGCCGCCGGCCTGCCGGTCGTGGCGCAGGAAACGGCGGGGGTGCCTGATGTGGTCGAGGCCGGGGTGACCGGCCTGCTGACGCCGGATGGCGACCTCGCCGCCTATGCCGCGGCCATCGCTGCCCTGCTCGACGACGGGGAGAGGCGCGACGCCGTGGGGAAGGCGGCGCGGCGCTTCGTGCTCGGGCAACGCTCGCTGGCGAGGGCGGCTGAGATATTGGACGGAATTTTGCAGGACAATGCTGCAACAGGAGTAAGGCGATGA
- a CDS encoding polysaccharide deacetylase family protein, protein MTDKTIWEPLRRELDRWQAAGRVARFWLRDDDAVEPTLALEMQLALTGESAVPLTLAVIPGLTGGALAARLAGEAGVTVAVHGWSHTNHARPEGKKQELGGDRPADVVLGELGEGLRLLQRLHPTRFLPVLVPPWNRIDAALIPALPALGFTALSVYGRAQQDGPVPLLNTHVDIIDWHGTRGGRSEAELVAELVAELDDRFAGSDEPIGVLTHHLVHDAAAWNFLSALFAATGRHPAVHWSAALALLKR, encoded by the coding sequence ATGACCGACAAGACGATCTGGGAGCCGCTGCGCCGCGAGCTTGACCGCTGGCAAGCCGCCGGCCGCGTAGCCCGCTTCTGGCTGCGGGATGACGATGCCGTCGAGCCGACGCTGGCGTTGGAGATGCAGCTGGCGCTGACGGGCGAGAGCGCGGTGCCGCTGACGCTTGCCGTCATTCCCGGCCTGACCGGCGGGGCATTGGCCGCGCGGCTGGCGGGGGAAGCAGGCGTCACTGTCGCCGTGCATGGCTGGTCGCATACGAACCATGCGAGGCCGGAGGGCAAGAAGCAGGAACTCGGCGGCGATCGGCCGGCAGACGTCGTGCTCGGCGAATTGGGCGAAGGGCTGCGGTTGCTGCAGCGGCTCCATCCCACCCGTTTCCTGCCGGTGCTGGTGCCGCCGTGGAACCGGATCGATGCCGCCCTCATCCCGGCATTGCCCGCGCTTGGGTTTACGGCACTTTCGGTTTATGGGCGGGCACAGCAGGACGGCCCGGTGCCGCTTCTCAACACCCATGTCGACATCATCGATTGGCACGGCACGCGCGGCGGACGCAGCGAGGCGGAATTGGTGGCCGAGCTGGTGGCCGAGCTTGACGACCGGTTTGCCGGCAGCGACGAGCCGATCGGCGTGCTCACCCACCATCTGGTGCACGACGCGGCCGCATGGAACTTTCTGTCAGCCTTATTCGCGGCGACAGGCCGACATCCTGCCGTCCACTGGTCGGCGGCATTGGCGCTTCTCAAGCGGTGA
- a CDS encoding GFA family protein, which yields MTNLSGKCLCGQVHISVRGEPIRVGICHCMDCRKESGSAFTFYGIWPAGQFEHSGETGEFQGRHFCSGCGSRLFSVDDEEAEIKLGILSEAPTPLVPGYELWIKRREPWLRPVEDAEQFEEDRR from the coding sequence ATGACCAACCTTTCCGGAAAGTGCCTTTGCGGGCAGGTGCACATCTCTGTTCGCGGCGAACCCATTCGCGTTGGAATCTGTCATTGCATGGACTGCAGGAAGGAAAGCGGTTCGGCCTTTACCTTCTACGGGATCTGGCCCGCCGGCCAGTTTGAGCATTCTGGGGAAACCGGCGAATTCCAAGGCCGGCATTTCTGCAGCGGCTGTGGTTCGCGGCTATTTTCCGTCGATGACGAGGAGGCAGAAATCAAGCTCGGCATTCTGTCCGAAGCCCCGACGCCCCTGGTGCCCGGCTACGAACTCTGGATCAAGCGCCGCGAACCGTGGCTGCGGCCGGTGGAGGACGCCGAGCAGTTCGAGGAAGACCGTAGATGA